In Streptomyces durocortorensis, a genomic segment contains:
- a CDS encoding cytochrome P450 translates to MTTPFHHEPGAVPPPQCPAHNLGSGPGDIGPGGLRRLYGPEAENNPAGLYDKLRAEHGTVAPVLLHGDVPAWLVLGHSENLHLTRTPSQFSRDSRRWRALQDGSVAPDHPLAPIFTWQPVCVFADGATHERQRGAVTDSMERIDTRGVRRHINRFSNRLVNDFCEKGTADLVGQFAEHLPMMVMCAIFGMPEEYDERLVQAARDMTRGTETAVASNAHIVSVLTRLVENRRAEPAPDLATWLVEHPATMTDIEVVEHLRLILIAAYESTANLIANVLRMVLTDPRFRARLSGGHMTVPEAVEQTLWDEPPFTAVFGRWAVGDTELGGQQIKAGDALLVGIAPANTDPTVRPDLGADMGGNRAHLAFSGGPHECPGQDIGRAIADVGVDALLMRLPDLELGVEESELRWVGNIMSRHLVELPVKFAPSPQQKLDADPLSVMARTARPADAWQISSPPPPVPEPLPAAGVQPAHAPGTAPQPAPAAPPVGAPAPAAGAPAPVATVPGQRRPAAPARLWQAVSRWWNGY, encoded by the coding sequence GTGACAACCCCCTTCCACCACGAACCCGGTGCCGTGCCGCCGCCCCAGTGCCCGGCCCACAACCTCGGCAGCGGCCCCGGCGACATCGGTCCCGGCGGACTGCGCCGCCTCTACGGCCCCGAGGCGGAGAACAACCCCGCGGGCCTCTACGACAAACTCCGCGCCGAACACGGCACGGTCGCCCCGGTCCTGCTGCACGGCGACGTCCCCGCCTGGCTCGTCCTGGGCCACAGCGAGAACCTCCACCTCACCCGTACGCCGTCCCAGTTCTCGCGGGACTCGCGGCGCTGGCGCGCCCTCCAGGACGGCAGTGTCGCCCCGGACCACCCGCTGGCCCCGATCTTCACCTGGCAGCCCGTCTGCGTGTTCGCCGACGGCGCCACGCACGAACGCCAGCGCGGCGCGGTCACCGACAGCATGGAGCGCATCGACACCCGTGGCGTGCGCCGCCACATCAACCGCTTCAGTAACCGCCTGGTCAACGACTTCTGCGAGAAGGGCACCGCCGACCTGGTCGGCCAGTTCGCGGAGCACCTGCCGATGATGGTGATGTGCGCGATCTTCGGCATGCCCGAGGAGTACGACGAGCGCCTCGTCCAGGCCGCCCGCGACATGACCCGCGGCACCGAGACCGCCGTGGCCAGCAACGCCCACATCGTGTCCGTGCTGACCCGCCTGGTGGAGAACCGCCGCGCCGAGCCCGCACCGGACCTGGCCACCTGGCTCGTCGAGCACCCCGCGACGATGACCGACATCGAGGTCGTCGAGCACCTGCGCCTCATCCTCATCGCCGCGTACGAGTCCACCGCCAACCTCATCGCCAACGTGCTGCGCATGGTCCTGACCGACCCGCGCTTCCGAGCCCGGCTCAGCGGCGGCCACATGACCGTGCCGGAGGCGGTGGAGCAGACCCTCTGGGACGAGCCGCCCTTCACCGCGGTCTTCGGCCGCTGGGCGGTCGGCGACACCGAGCTGGGCGGCCAGCAGATCAAGGCGGGCGACGCCCTGCTCGTCGGCATCGCCCCCGCCAACACCGACCCCACCGTCCGCCCGGACCTGGGCGCCGACATGGGCGGCAACCGAGCCCACCTCGCCTTCAGCGGCGGCCCCCACGAGTGCCCCGGCCAGGACATCGGCCGTGCCATCGCCGACGTCGGAGTCGACGCCCTCCTGATGCGTCTGCCCGACCTGGAGCTCGGCGTCGAGGAGAGCGAACTGCGCTGGGTCGGCAACATCATGTCGCGCCACCTGGTCGAGCTGCCGGTGAAGTTCGCCCCCAGCCCCCAGCAGAAGCTGGACGCCGACCCGCTCTCGGTGATGGCCCGCACCGCCCGCCCGGCCGACGCCTGGCAGATCTCCTCCCCGCCCCCGCCCGTCCCCGAGCCGCTGCCCGCGGCGGGCGTGCAGCCCGCCCACGCCCCGGGCACCGCCCCGCAGCCCGCCCCCGCCGCGCCGCCCGTCGGCGCGCCGGCCCCGGCCGCCGGTGCCCCCGCCCCCGTGGCGACCGTCCCGGGCCAGCGCCGCCCCGCCGCGCCCGCGCGGCTCTGGCAGGCGGTCTCCCGCTGGTGGAACGGCTACTGA
- a CDS encoding ROK family protein translates to MKSILTPLGPKAGKDTVRRHNLSLVLRAVRDEGERGDATRAGVAARVGLTRAAVSSLVEQLMAGGFLTESGKTFSGQAGRPGTALKVARTGPAGLGVEINIDYVSVCVVDLAGTGRVRQTEHLDNRGTPAGEVLARAARIAARTLDSAREQELRPVGAALALPGLVSDGAVRQAPNLGWSEVPAQELFADALAALRPGHPVLPVASENEANLAALAELWFGGLDEMRSFLYLTGEIGVGGALVLNGELLRGANGFAGEIGHVVVDPAGPECRCGSRGCLEQYAGQAALLRAAGVEGLGGASGVLELERRAGAGDPRAVAAVGEAGRMLGRVLSGAVNLLDPDAVVLGGIYRGLMPWLSRPAGEELTGRVVSGLWSPGSGRLRASSLAGDAARGAAALVVQDVLDDPVAYAEPSGG, encoded by the coding sequence ATGAAGAGCATCCTCACTCCGCTGGGACCCAAAGCCGGCAAGGACACCGTGCGACGGCACAACCTGAGCCTGGTGCTGCGTGCCGTGCGGGACGAGGGCGAGCGCGGCGATGCGACCCGCGCCGGGGTGGCCGCCCGGGTCGGCCTGACCCGCGCCGCGGTCTCCTCGCTCGTCGAACAGCTCATGGCCGGCGGGTTCCTCACCGAGTCGGGCAAGACGTTCAGCGGGCAGGCGGGCCGCCCCGGGACCGCGCTCAAGGTGGCCCGCACCGGGCCCGCCGGACTCGGCGTGGAGATCAACATCGATTACGTGTCGGTCTGCGTGGTCGACCTGGCGGGCACCGGCCGGGTCCGGCAGACCGAACACCTCGACAACCGGGGCACGCCCGCCGGTGAGGTCCTCGCCCGGGCGGCCCGGATCGCGGCCCGCACCCTGGACTCGGCGCGCGAGCAGGAGCTGCGGCCGGTGGGCGCGGCCTTGGCGCTGCCGGGCCTGGTCTCCGACGGCGCGGTGCGGCAGGCCCCCAACCTCGGCTGGAGTGAGGTCCCGGCGCAGGAGCTGTTCGCGGACGCGCTGGCCGCCCTGCGGCCCGGCCACCCCGTGCTGCCGGTCGCCTCGGAGAACGAGGCGAACCTCGCGGCGCTGGCGGAGCTGTGGTTCGGCGGTCTTGACGAGATGCGCAGCTTCCTCTATCTGACCGGCGAGATCGGGGTCGGCGGTGCGCTGGTCCTGAACGGCGAACTGCTGCGCGGTGCGAACGGTTTCGCCGGGGAGATCGGCCATGTGGTGGTGGACCCGGCGGGTCCGGAGTGCCGGTGCGGTTCGCGCGGCTGCCTGGAGCAGTACGCCGGACAGGCGGCACTGCTGCGGGCGGCGGGCGTCGAGGGGCTCGGCGGCGCTTCCGGGGTGCTGGAGCTGGAGCGGCGCGCGGGGGCCGGTGACCCGCGTGCGGTGGCCGCGGTCGGTGAGGCGGGCCGGATGCTGGGCCGGGTGCTGTCGGGGGCGGTGAACCTGCTCGACCCGGACGCGGTGGTGCTCGGCGGGATCTACCGGGGCCTGATGCCGTGGCTGTCGCGGCCCGCCGGCGAGGAGCTGACGGGCCGGGTGGTGTCGGGCCTGTGGTCCCCGGGCAGCGGCCGGCTCCGCGCGTCGTCGCTGGCGGGTGACGCGGCGCGGGGTGCGGCGGCGCTCGTGGTGCAGGACGTGCTGGACGATCCGGTGGCGTACGCGGAGCCGTCCGGCGGGTGA
- a CDS encoding roadblock/LC7 domain-containing protein encodes MIQQRGNMDWMLKELADDVPSIHQIVVLSSDGLRIAMHGGDPDVADRLAAACAGLQSLAAAVATEIPYSDGLMKLVVIEVTGGFFYLMAAGTGAYLAVLAGETVDAGLVGARMRDMVVRIGAHLTSPPRHGGQSG; translated from the coding sequence GTGATCCAGCAGCGGGGAAACATGGACTGGATGCTCAAGGAGCTGGCCGACGACGTGCCGAGCATCCACCAGATCGTGGTGCTCTCCTCGGACGGCCTGCGCATCGCCATGCACGGCGGCGACCCCGACGTCGCCGACCGGCTGGCGGCCGCCTGTGCCGGGCTGCAGAGCCTGGCCGCCGCAGTGGCCACCGAGATCCCCTACAGCGACGGCCTGATGAAGCTGGTGGTCATCGAAGTGACCGGCGGCTTCTTCTACTTGATGGCGGCCGGTACCGGTGCGTATCTCGCCGTCCTGGCCGGCGAGACCGTCGACGCCGGACTGGTCGGCGCCAGGATGCGGGACATGGTCGTGCGGATCGGTGCCCACCTGACCAGCCCGCCCCGCCACGGCGGGCAGTCCGGATGA
- a CDS encoding GTP-binding protein — protein MDFRSSDTITGPRSEDVLPTTATAAVKVVIVGGFGVGKTTMVGSVSEIRPLTTEETMTQAGVGVDDNAGVETKTATTVAMDFGRISLSEELILYLFGTPGQERFWFLWNGLFEGALGAVVLIDTRRLEVSFDVIGRLEERGVPFVVAVNTFPDAPHHPVEALRRALDLPDEVPMIDCDARLRTSSRDVLMTLMRYLHSLAVPLA, from the coding sequence ATGGACTTCAGAAGCTCTGACACGATCACCGGACCCCGCAGCGAGGACGTCCTCCCCACCACGGCCACCGCCGCGGTGAAGGTCGTGATCGTCGGCGGGTTCGGGGTCGGCAAGACGACCATGGTCGGATCGGTCAGCGAGATCCGGCCCCTGACGACCGAAGAGACCATGACCCAGGCCGGTGTCGGCGTGGACGACAACGCCGGGGTGGAGACGAAGACCGCCACCACCGTCGCCATGGACTTCGGCCGGATCAGCCTCAGCGAGGAACTGATCCTCTACCTCTTCGGCACCCCCGGCCAGGAACGCTTCTGGTTCCTGTGGAACGGCCTTTTCGAAGGAGCGCTCGGCGCCGTCGTCCTCATCGACACGAGACGGCTCGAAGTCAGCTTCGACGTCATCGGCCGGCTGGAGGAGCGCGGAGTGCCGTTCGTGGTGGCCGTCAACACCTTCCCCGACGCGCCGCACCACCCGGTCGAGGCCCTGCGCAGAGCCCTCGACCTGCCGGACGAGGTCCCGATGATCGACTGCGACGCCCGGCTTCGGACCTCCAGCCGCGATGTGCTGATGACCCTGATGCGCTATCTGCACAGCCTGGCCGTCCCGCTCGCCTGA
- a CDS encoding DUF305 domain-containing protein gives MALAGASVLLVALGLVVLMVVRPSEASPSGGASASQSAPAEGSVDAGFARDMAIHHQQAVEMSFIVRDRTDDEDVRRLAYDIINTQANQRGMMLGWLEMWGLPKSSAGPPMEWMGHTVEPSDDGSLMPGMATDAELEALEAAKGEQAEVLFLRLMTVHHRAGADMAQAAAGAAGTDAIRNLAAGMVRGQKSEMGLMADMLKARGAKP, from the coding sequence ATGGCCCTCGCGGGAGCCTCCGTGCTGCTCGTGGCGCTGGGACTGGTGGTGCTGATGGTCGTCCGTCCCTCCGAGGCCTCTCCGTCCGGTGGGGCTTCGGCCTCGCAGTCGGCTCCGGCGGAGGGTTCCGTGGACGCGGGCTTCGCCCGGGACATGGCGATCCACCACCAGCAGGCGGTCGAGATGTCGTTCATCGTCCGGGACCGCACCGACGACGAGGACGTGCGGCGCCTCGCGTACGACATCATCAACACCCAGGCCAACCAGCGCGGCATGATGCTGGGCTGGCTGGAGATGTGGGGGCTGCCGAAGAGCTCTGCCGGGCCCCCCATGGAGTGGATGGGGCACACCGTCGAGCCGAGCGACGACGGTTCCCTGATGCCGGGCATGGCCACCGACGCCGAACTGGAGGCGCTGGAGGCCGCCAAGGGCGAGCAGGCCGAGGTGCTCTTCCTGCGGCTGATGACCGTGCATCACCGTGCGGGCGCGGACATGGCCCAGGCCGCCGCCGGAGCCGCCGGGACGGACGCCATCCGGAATCTGGCGGCGGGCATGGTCCGCGGTCAGAAGTCCGAGATGGGCCTGATGGCGGACATGCTGAAGGCCCGGGGCGCCAAGCCCTGA
- a CDS encoding sensor histidine kinase: MVRVESPPTDREVPVVRVVLLPVALLAGATAAGAALVVPAARIPVAVCGAIATLVVAVLTVALHRRRRALRVQRAEYEQRIAYLEHRILSHDSETVRLTKEVMPAAIRRLRVGNSPEEVMRDIVDADVANRHLPKALREQVYQVLEVIDNEEARRDSAQRAFVSVARRVQAIVHRQASELREMEDHYGRNPEVFDDLLRIDHGTALIGRLADSIAVLGGARPSRQWPKPVPLFSVLRGAMSRILEYQRVDLHSIAKVAIVGTSVEPLIHACAELLDNATRYSPPQTRVHVTAVEVQTGIAIEIEDGGVSLSEEARARAENMLAQAQAGINMNDLGESPRLGMAVVGRLSRMYQLQVSLRQSAYGGVRAVLIVPRDMITTGPAPGIAHGIGATSRPTSSLDMSQLQHVVPPPGKRKPKPAATGPVPSVVAPVPTGAPTAASRPAVPASAMEDDVPVVTEWTENGLPQRRSRGRAPLGSHNLPQQPPPPPAPANGGLPGREAGADADGGRGEEKPPGLWLEAFTKAVNGVPQEPKHGEDSDDAWDKGDLK; the protein is encoded by the coding sequence ATGGTCCGTGTTGAATCACCGCCGACCGACAGAGAAGTCCCCGTCGTCCGCGTAGTCCTGCTGCCCGTGGCCCTGCTGGCCGGCGCCACCGCCGCCGGCGCGGCCCTGGTCGTACCGGCCGCGCGGATACCAGTCGCCGTGTGCGGCGCGATCGCCACGCTCGTGGTCGCCGTGCTCACCGTGGCACTGCACCGCCGACGGCGTGCCCTGCGGGTCCAGCGCGCCGAGTACGAACAGCGCATCGCCTACCTGGAACACCGCATCCTCTCGCACGACTCCGAGACCGTGCGGCTCACCAAGGAAGTCATGCCCGCCGCCATCCGGCGGCTGCGCGTGGGCAATTCGCCCGAAGAAGTGATGCGCGACATCGTCGACGCGGACGTGGCCAACCGCCATCTGCCCAAGGCGCTGCGCGAGCAGGTCTACCAGGTCCTCGAAGTCATCGACAACGAGGAGGCCCGGCGCGACTCCGCCCAGCGCGCCTTCGTCAGCGTCGCCCGCCGAGTGCAGGCGATCGTGCACCGCCAGGCCAGTGAACTGCGGGAGATGGAGGACCACTACGGACGCAACCCCGAGGTCTTCGACGACCTGCTGCGCATCGACCACGGCACCGCGCTGATCGGCCGCCTCGCCGACTCCATCGCCGTTCTCGGCGGTGCCCGCCCCAGCCGCCAATGGCCCAAGCCCGTGCCGCTGTTCAGTGTGCTGCGCGGGGCGATGTCCCGCATCCTCGAATACCAGCGCGTCGATCTGCACTCGATCGCCAAGGTCGCCATCGTCGGCACCTCGGTCGAACCGCTCATCCACGCCTGCGCCGAACTGCTCGACAACGCGACCCGCTACTCGCCCCCGCAGACCCGGGTGCACGTCACCGCGGTCGAGGTGCAGACCGGCATCGCCATCGAGATCGAGGACGGCGGCGTCAGCCTCAGCGAGGAGGCCCGCGCCCGCGCCGAGAACATGCTCGCCCAGGCCCAGGCCGGCATCAACATGAACGACCTGGGGGAGTCCCCGCGGCTCGGTATGGCCGTCGTCGGCCGGCTCTCCCGGATGTACCAACTCCAGGTGTCGCTGCGCCAGTCGGCGTACGGCGGCGTCCGCGCCGTCCTCATCGTGCCGCGCGACATGATCACCACCGGGCCCGCCCCGGGCATCGCCCACGGCATCGGCGCCACCTCGCGGCCCACCAGCTCGCTGGACATGTCGCAGCTTCAGCACGTGGTGCCGCCGCCCGGCAAGCGCAAGCCCAAGCCCGCCGCCACCGGCCCCGTACCCTCCGTGGTCGCCCCGGTCCCCACCGGCGCCCCCACGGCCGCGTCTCGCCCGGCCGTCCCCGCGTCGGCCATGGAGGACGACGTTCCCGTGGTCACCGAGTGGACCGAGAACGGGCTGCCGCAGCGCCGCAGCAGGGGCCGCGCCCCGCTCGGCTCGCACAACCTGCCGCAGCAGCCCCCGCCGCCCCCGGCCCCCGCCAACGGCGGCCTGCCCGGCCGGGAGGCGGGCGCGGACGCGGACGGCGGGCGCGGCGAGGAGAAGCCCCCCGGCCTCTGGCTGGAGGCCTTCACCAAGGCCGTCAACGGCGTACCGCAGGAACCGAAGCACGGCGAAGACTCCGATGACGCGTGGGACAAGGGAGACCTGAAGTGA
- a CDS encoding DUF742 domain-containing protein: MSGPQRERRKTDPALNDPERLYVITGDLDDSERGALDLVTMVVAQAEPSPTFQPEQAAILRLCQAPLSVAEISAYLSLPFSVVTSLLSDLLATELIESRAPIVRATLPDRSLLEAVMHGLQKL, translated from the coding sequence ATGAGCGGACCCCAACGAGAACGCCGCAAGACCGATCCGGCACTCAACGACCCGGAACGGCTGTACGTGATCACCGGCGATCTCGACGACAGCGAGCGCGGGGCGCTCGACCTGGTCACGATGGTCGTCGCACAGGCGGAGCCCTCGCCGACGTTCCAGCCCGAGCAGGCAGCGATTCTGAGGCTCTGCCAGGCGCCCTTGTCGGTCGCCGAGATCTCGGCCTATCTCAGCCTGCCCTTCAGCGTGGTCACCTCGCTCCTGAGCGATCTCCTCGCCACCGAACTCATCGAGTCGCGCGCGCCGATCGTCCGCGCCACTCTCCCCGACAGGTCCCTCCTCGAAGCGGTGATGCATGGACTTCAGAAGCTCTGA
- a CDS encoding DUF3105 domain-containing protein has protein sequence MASAKNQNSPAAARRAKLEEARRKERARERRVRIITIGASVAVVAALVAGGGYLMAQANEKEKKEEQARTSPVTGERTWDKLSQEHVATKVDYPMTPPVGGDHNQVWMNCNADVYTDEIPKESAVHSLEHGAVWVTYNDKASEEDVEALTKRVKSTPYSLMSPVKDQKDPLMLSAWGKQVTVKSAEDDRVAQFFTKYVQGPQTPEPGAACTGGLDK, from the coding sequence ATGGCTTCCGCCAAGAACCAGAACAGCCCGGCCGCGGCACGTCGCGCCAAGCTCGAAGAGGCCCGCCGCAAGGAACGGGCCCGCGAGCGCCGGGTCCGCATCATCACCATCGGCGCATCGGTGGCCGTGGTCGCCGCGCTGGTAGCCGGGGGCGGCTACCTGATGGCGCAGGCGAACGAGAAGGAGAAGAAGGAGGAGCAGGCCAGGACCTCGCCCGTCACCGGCGAGCGCACCTGGGACAAGCTGAGCCAGGAGCACGTGGCGACGAAGGTCGACTACCCGATGACCCCGCCCGTCGGCGGTGACCACAACCAGGTCTGGATGAACTGCAACGCGGACGTCTACACCGACGAGATACCGAAGGAGAGCGCCGTGCACTCCCTGGAGCACGGCGCGGTCTGGGTCACGTACAACGACAAGGCCTCCGAGGAGGACGTCGAGGCCCTGACGAAGCGGGTCAAGTCGACCCCGTACTCTCTGATGAGCCCGGTCAAGGACCAGAAGGACCCGCTGATGCTCAGCGCCTGGGGCAAGCAGGTGACGGTCAAGAGCGCCGAGGACGACCGGGTCGCGCAGTTCTTCACGAAGTACGTGCAGGGCCCGCAGACCCCTGAGCCGGGGGCCGCCTGCACCGGCGGGCTGGACAAGTGA
- a CDS encoding FUSC family protein: MSDTSVRSRRPLVRSLPVVPALRLARPSDTWFKPALSVVAASAVPHLSLLAAGRLDLVMYTMAGSLCALYGHGLPYARRARAVAGVVLGMAAGLALALLAASLTGSTAVLIAVGALLAAAQKVLCDATRIGPPGPVIFTFVSSAALFAPQRLGQIPGHLALTLAAGAVAWLVAVAPALLRREGPERRAVARALAAAADRAEDPGARTRNGAAVAVHAAWQCLLASGRPTPVRRSLERLVAHAEAACAVPRPGGDAADVDRLRTWAALTRARGPLPEPPPAPGSADGLHGIDAERAELRTPAGRRAARRALLRRLGPGSPLLPVAARTLTGCAFAGYLCAALGVGRPYWAIVTAASLCQASLTLSWNRALQRTLGNLVGVFVFAAVLPLSRTGPLALVCCCLFFSFAAEALITRNYWLGSVAVTPMALLVLEFGGTHPAGELIGDRVLDTLLGAATGFLAATLVTNRRAAGRVELALDAAERARADVERAHSGQGAPPAVRDRARRALTASLVELREAGDTAAGEWRQRALPEQRLLAAEQAGHRTLAATAQRRGPTGHAPSIGAE, encoded by the coding sequence GTGAGTGATACATCTGTACGGTCCCGGCGTCCCCTCGTCCGCAGTCTTCCGGTGGTCCCGGCCCTCCGGCTCGCGCGGCCCTCGGACACCTGGTTCAAACCCGCGCTCAGCGTGGTCGCCGCCTCCGCCGTACCCCATCTGTCGCTCCTGGCCGCCGGACGGCTGGACCTCGTGATGTACACCATGGCCGGTTCGCTGTGCGCGCTGTACGGCCACGGCCTGCCGTACGCCCGCCGGGCCAGGGCCGTCGCGGGCGTGGTGCTCGGCATGGCCGCCGGTCTCGCCCTCGCCCTTCTCGCCGCGTCGCTCACCGGATCGACCGCCGTCCTCATCGCGGTCGGCGCCCTGCTCGCCGCCGCTCAGAAGGTGCTGTGCGACGCCACCCGGATCGGGCCGCCCGGCCCGGTCATCTTCACCTTCGTCAGCTCCGCCGCCCTGTTCGCCCCGCAACGCCTCGGCCAGATCCCCGGCCACCTCGCGCTGACGCTCGCCGCGGGCGCGGTCGCCTGGCTGGTCGCGGTGGCACCCGCCCTGCTCCGCCGGGAGGGCCCCGAGCGCCGGGCCGTGGCCCGCGCCCTGGCGGCCGCCGCCGACCGTGCGGAGGACCCGGGCGCCCGGACCCGAAACGGTGCGGCCGTAGCCGTGCACGCCGCCTGGCAGTGCCTGCTCGCCTCCGGGCGCCCCACTCCCGTACGACGTTCGCTGGAACGCCTGGTGGCGCACGCCGAAGCCGCCTGCGCCGTGCCCCGGCCCGGGGGAGACGCGGCGGACGTGGACCGGCTGCGCACCTGGGCGGCCCTGACCCGCGCCCGCGGGCCGCTGCCCGAGCCGCCGCCCGCGCCCGGCTCCGCCGACGGGCTCCACGGGATCGACGCCGAACGCGCCGAACTGCGCACCCCGGCCGGCCGCCGCGCCGCCCGCCGCGCCCTGCTGCGCCGCCTCGGCCCCGGATCGCCCCTGCTGCCCGTCGCCGCCCGGACCCTGACCGGCTGTGCGTTCGCCGGATACCTGTGCGCCGCCCTCGGTGTCGGCCGCCCCTACTGGGCGATCGTCACGGCCGCCTCCCTCTGCCAGGCCAGCCTCACCCTGTCGTGGAACCGGGCCCTCCAGCGAACCCTGGGCAACCTCGTGGGTGTCTTCGTCTTCGCCGCCGTCCTGCCGCTCTCCCGGACCGGCCCGCTCGCCCTCGTCTGCTGCTGCCTCTTCTTCAGCTTCGCCGCCGAGGCCCTGATCACCCGCAACTACTGGCTCGGCTCCGTCGCCGTGACCCCGATGGCCCTGCTCGTCCTGGAGTTCGGCGGCACCCATCCGGCCGGGGAGCTGATTGGCGACCGGGTCCTGGACACCCTCCTCGGCGCGGCCACCGGATTCCTCGCCGCGACGCTCGTCACCAACCGGCGGGCCGCAGGCCGGGTCGAGCTGGCGCTCGACGCCGCGGAGCGGGCCCGCGCCGACGTCGAACGGGCGCACTCCGGCCAGGGCGCCCCGCCCGCCGTACGCGACCGGGCCCGCCGGGCGCTCACCGCGAGCCTCGTCGAACTGCGCGAGGCGGGCGACACCGCGGCGGGCGAATGGCGGCAGCGCGCCCTGCCCGAGCAGCGCCTTCTCGCTGCTGAGCAGGCCGGACACCGTACGCTCGCCGCGACAGCACAACGGCGCGGCCCGACGGGTCACGCCCCTTCGATCGGAGCGGAGTGA
- a CDS encoding MarR family winged helix-turn-helix transcriptional regulator: MTDDIVASVVRQWQTVNPELDTGPMEIIGRINRCAALLQQAEDAPLRSAGLTRAEFDLLGAVRRTDRELTPGELARETFSSGAAVTKRLRALQDRGLVGRRGDDRDRRVAHVRLTDEGRALVDRLLPEQLAYESSVLAGLDDGGRSELASRLSELLVQLEGRLGGARR; the protein is encoded by the coding sequence GTGACCGACGACATCGTTGCCTCGGTGGTCCGGCAGTGGCAGACCGTCAACCCCGAGCTCGACACCGGACCGATGGAGATCATCGGCCGGATCAACCGCTGCGCCGCCCTGCTCCAGCAGGCGGAGGACGCCCCGCTGCGCTCCGCCGGACTGACCCGCGCCGAGTTCGACCTGCTCGGCGCCGTACGCCGTACGGACCGGGAGCTGACCCCCGGCGAGCTGGCCCGCGAGACATTCTCCTCCGGAGCCGCCGTCACCAAGCGGCTGCGCGCCCTCCAGGACCGCGGGCTGGTCGGCCGCCGGGGCGACGACCGCGACCGCAGGGTCGCCCATGTGCGCCTCACCGACGAGGGCCGCGCTCTCGTCGACCGACTGCTGCCCGAACAACTGGCTTACGAGAGCTCGGTGTTGGCTGGGCTCGACGACGGCGGCCGGAGTGAACTCGCCTCCCGGCTGAGTGAGTTGCTCGTCCAGTTGGAGGGGCGCCTCGGCGGCGCCCGGCGCTGA
- a CDS encoding 6-phospho-beta-glucosidase, whose protein sequence is MKLTILGGGGFRVPLVYGALLGDHAEGRVSRVTLYDTDADRLTAVARVLEEQARGIADAPAVVATTELDEALRGADFVFSAIRVGGLAGRAADERVALEEGVLGQETVGAGGIAYGLRTVPVALDLARRIARLAPHAWVINFTNPAGLVTEAMSRHLGDRVIGICDSPVGLGRRIARTLGADPERAWIDYAGLNHLGWVQGLYVDGRDELPRLLTDPALLESFEEGRLFGADLLRSLGAIPNEYLHYYYFNREAVRAYQEAEQTRGAFLRDQQEGFYARMREPGTPALVTWERTRAEREATYMAENREVAGAGEREESDLESGGYEQVALALMRAVARNERTSLILNVRNRTTLAALDAEAVVEVPCLVDANGAHPVAVTPLPYHAVGLVTAVKAVERAVLEAAESGSRAAAVRAFALHPLVDSVAAARRLVERYTEVHPELARFDGI, encoded by the coding sequence GTGAAGCTGACGATTCTTGGCGGTGGCGGATTCCGGGTGCCTCTCGTGTACGGGGCCCTCCTCGGCGATCACGCCGAGGGCCGTGTCTCCCGCGTGACGCTGTACGACACCGACGCCGACCGGCTCACCGCCGTCGCCCGCGTTCTGGAGGAACAGGCGCGCGGCATCGCGGACGCCCCTGCCGTCGTCGCCACCACGGAGTTGGACGAAGCCCTGCGCGGTGCCGACTTCGTCTTCTCCGCTATCCGGGTCGGCGGCCTCGCGGGGCGCGCCGCTGACGAACGGGTGGCCCTGGAGGAGGGGGTGCTCGGCCAGGAGACCGTCGGCGCCGGAGGCATCGCGTACGGGCTGCGCACCGTCCCCGTCGCCCTCGACCTCGCCCGGCGCATCGCCCGCCTCGCCCCGCACGCCTGGGTCATCAACTTCACCAACCCGGCGGGCCTCGTCACCGAAGCCATGTCCCGGCATCTGGGCGACCGTGTCATCGGAATCTGCGACTCACCGGTCGGGCTCGGGCGGCGCATCGCCCGCACCCTGGGAGCCGACCCGGAGCGCGCCTGGATCGACTACGCGGGCCTCAACCACCTCGGCTGGGTGCAGGGCCTGTACGTGGATGGGCGGGACGAACTGCCCCGGCTGCTCACCGACCCCGCGCTGCTCGAATCCTTCGAGGAGGGGCGGCTCTTCGGCGCCGACCTGCTCCGGTCCCTGGGCGCGATCCCCAACGAGTACCTGCACTACTACTACTTCAACCGCGAAGCCGTCCGCGCCTACCAGGAGGCCGAACAGACCCGGGGCGCGTTCCTCCGCGACCAGCAGGAGGGCTTCTACGCCCGGATGCGGGAGCCCGGCACCCCGGCCCTGGTCACGTGGGAGCGCACCCGTGCCGAACGCGAGGCCACCTACATGGCGGAGAACCGCGAGGTGGCCGGGGCGGGGGAGCGGGAGGAGAGCGACCTGGAGTCCGGCGGCTACGAACAGGTCGCGCTCGCCCTGATGCGGGCCGTCGCCCGCAATGAGCGTACTTCGCTGATCCTCAACGTGCGCAACCGCACCACGCTCGCGGCGCTGGACGCCGAAGCGGTCGTCGAGGTGCCCTGCCTCGTCGACGCCAACGGGGCCCACCCGGTGGCCGTGACGCCGCTCCCGTACCACGCCGTCGGGCTCGTCACCGCGGTGAAGGCCGTGGAACGCGCGGTCCTGGAGGCGGCGGAGAGCGGCTCCCGCGCGGCGGCCGTACGGGCCTTCGCCCTGCATCCGCTCGTCGACTCCGTCGCGGCGGCCCGGCGGTTGGTCGAGCGGTACACCGAGGTCCATCCGGAGCTCGCCCGCTTCGACGGGATCTAG